Proteins from a genomic interval of Pirellulales bacterium:
- a CDS encoding ABC transporter ATP-binding protein, with product MVSSAAISISGVGYRYRERRALADVSLEIAPGEIFAFLGPNGGGKTTLFRLLSTLVPMQEGSITILGLDVTRQAHEVRRRIGVVFQAPSLDRKLTVSENLWQHGQLYGVTGATFEERRREMLARFGLADRARDLVETLSGGLRRRVELAKGLLHRPRVLLLDEPSTGLDPGARSDLWEYLHRVRDEEGVTVVLTTHLLEEAEKTDRLAIMSAGQLVALDTPERLRGTVGGDTIWIETADPAELAAAITARFDSPATVVDGRVRLEKADGHQWVARLVEEFPGQVRSITVGKPTLEDVFIARTGHRFWQAEEVGVG from the coding sequence ATGGTTTCTTCCGCGGCCATCTCGATTTCGGGCGTCGGTTACCGCTACCGAGAGCGCCGCGCGCTAGCGGACGTCAGCCTCGAGATCGCGCCGGGCGAGATATTCGCCTTCCTGGGCCCCAACGGCGGTGGCAAGACCACGCTCTTTCGGCTGCTATCGACCTTGGTGCCGATGCAGGAGGGCTCGATCACGATTCTCGGCCTCGACGTCACGCGGCAGGCGCATGAAGTGCGCCGGCGCATTGGTGTGGTGTTTCAGGCCCCCAGCCTCGATCGCAAATTGACCGTCAGCGAGAACCTGTGGCAGCACGGGCAACTTTATGGTGTCACCGGCGCGACGTTCGAAGAGCGGCGCCGTGAGATGCTCGCCCGGTTCGGCCTGGCGGATCGCGCTCGTGACCTGGTCGAGACGCTTTCCGGCGGGCTGCGCCGCCGCGTCGAACTGGCCAAGGGGCTATTGCATCGGCCCCGCGTGCTGCTTCTGGATGAGCCGAGCACGGGACTCGATCCGGGCGCCCGCAGCGACCTGTGGGAATATCTGCATCGCGTGCGCGACGAAGAGGGGGTCACCGTCGTGCTGACGACGCACCTGTTGGAAGAGGCCGAAAAAACCGATCGCCTGGCGATCATGAGCGCCGGTCAACTGGTCGCCCTCGACACGCCCGAGCGGCTGCGCGGCACGGTAGGCGGTGATACGATCTGGATCGAAACGGCCGATCCGGCGGAACTGGCCGCGGCCATCACGGCGCGATTCGACAGCCCGGCCACGGTCGTCGACGGCCGCGTGCGCTTGGAAAAAGCGGACGGTCATCAATGGGTCGCCCGGCTTGTGGAAGAGTTTCCCGGCCAGGTCCGTTCGATCACGGTGGGCAAGCCGACGTTGGAAGATGTTTTCATCGCCCGCACCGGCCATCGCTTCTGGCAGGCCGAGGAGGTGGGCGTTGGCTGA
- a CDS encoding cytochrome C oxidase subunit IV family protein encodes MHDASHSADAHAHAHGDHGGIAKYVYVFLALCVLTGCSFFTYSSLWPWHDQPQVGRTFMMAVSCTKAMLVILFFMHLKYEADWKYVLTIPASIMSILLMMALVPDVGLRMRTYSPERREHAAMSEKEYQKFQTEVKKLEPVHDESGHAPAAAH; translated from the coding sequence ATGCACGACGCCAGTCATTCGGCCGACGCTCATGCGCACGCCCACGGCGATCACGGTGGGATCGCCAAGTACGTTTACGTCTTTCTGGCGCTGTGCGTGCTGACCGGCTGCTCGTTCTTTACGTATTCCAGCTTGTGGCCGTGGCACGATCAGCCGCAGGTGGGGCGCACCTTCATGATGGCCGTCTCCTGCACCAAGGCCATGTTGGTGATTTTGTTCTTCATGCACCTGAAGTACGAAGCCGACTGGAAATACGTCCTGACGATTCCCGCCTCGATCATGTCGATTCTGTTGATGATGGCCTTGGTTCCGGACGTTGGGCTGCGGATGCGCACCTACTCGCCCGAACGACGCGAGCATGCCGCCATGTCCGAGAAGGAATACCAGAAATTCCAGACTGAAGTGAAAAAGTTGGAACCGGTACACGATGAGTCGGGGCACGCGCCTGCGGCTGCCCATTAA
- the cyoE gene encoding heme o synthase, translating to MSSVTTTTAAVPTSRSRVLVRLRDYVELTKPKIVVMELVTIIVAASVASWGQPDWQLLAYALAGTGLVAAGASAWNQWIERKSDARMPRTADRPLPAGRLSGSEAIWFGTVTTIAGVALLAAMVNWLTAALGLATWAAYVCFYTPLKSRTSHNTAVGAVAGAMPVLMGWTAVGGHLNLAAATLFMIVFLWQFPHFMAIAWMYRDDYAAGGCQMLSVVDPTGRRVGLLAVVAAQVLLPVSVLPAVVRLAGPGYFFAALALGLAQLAAAAWFARRLDQRSARLLLRASLVYLPTVLVLLLLSSRMAS from the coding sequence ATGAGCAGTGTCACCACGACAACCGCTGCTGTGCCCACGTCACGCAGCCGCGTGCTCGTGCGATTGCGCGATTACGTCGAGCTGACCAAGCCGAAAATCGTCGTCATGGAGTTAGTGACGATTATCGTCGCCGCCAGTGTTGCCAGTTGGGGGCAGCCCGATTGGCAGCTTTTGGCCTACGCGCTTGCCGGCACCGGGTTGGTGGCCGCCGGCGCGAGCGCCTGGAATCAATGGATCGAACGCAAAAGCGACGCGCGTATGCCGCGCACTGCCGATCGCCCGCTGCCAGCCGGCCGGCTGTCGGGTAGCGAAGCGATCTGGTTTGGCACGGTTACAACCATCGCGGGCGTTGCGCTATTGGCGGCGATGGTGAACTGGTTGACCGCCGCGCTTGGTCTAGCGACCTGGGCCGCTTACGTTTGCTTCTACACGCCGCTCAAGTCGCGCACTTCGCATAACACCGCCGTGGGCGCTGTCGCCGGTGCGATGCCGGTTCTGATGGGTTGGACAGCCGTCGGCGGACATTTGAACCTGGCCGCGGCGACCTTGTTCATGATCGTTTTCTTGTGGCAGTTCCCGCATTTCATGGCCATCGCCTGGATGTACCGCGACGACTACGCGGCCGGCGGCTGCCAGATGCTGAGCGTGGTCGATCCGACGGGGCGGCGCGTGGGATTGCTCGCCGTGGTGGCGGCGCAGGTGCTCTTGCCCGTTAGCGTGTTGCCGGCCGTGGTGCGGTTGGCGGGCCCGGGATATTTCTTCGCGGCGCTGGCACTGGGGCTGGCGCAGTTGGCGGCGGCCGCCTGGTTTGCCCGTCGCTTGGACCAGCGTTCGGCGCGGCTGCTGTTGCGGGCGTCGCTCGTTTATTTGCCGACGGTGTTGGTGTTGCTGTTGTTATCGAGTCGTATGGCGAGTTAA
- a CDS encoding heme-copper oxidase subunit III, with the protein MATVADAHHGHDTHLKLQYQPGLPLPNGKLFMWLFLSTEIMFFAALIGVYIVIRFGAPDWPATHDVHLSEPIGAFNTFVLICSSVSIVLALESARANKAGLAKAWMAVTLALGGVFLGVKMYEYNAKFSHGIYPMKPRSRIHERADLDFGSAARIKLQSIIEPLAKLPADAIDKKQSDELLLAKKMKEDFGSTNLVTLQRMADDIMPPPTLEGQHTSAAAHPETLSEEHPWVNLPYSDEGADKVEYVRELIESFKMPIVIPGGNMWASTYFLLTGFHALHVLVGLIVFAIMMTWTLDIRHAVGIENIGLYWHFVDLVWIFLFPLLYLF; encoded by the coding sequence ATGGCCACAGTCGCAGACGCCCATCATGGGCATGACACGCATTTGAAGTTGCAGTATCAGCCGGGCTTGCCGTTGCCAAACGGCAAGCTGTTCATGTGGCTGTTCCTGTCGACGGAGATCATGTTCTTTGCCGCGCTGATCGGCGTGTACATCGTGATTCGCTTCGGCGCGCCCGACTGGCCGGCCACGCACGACGTACACCTTTCGGAGCCCATCGGTGCGTTCAATACCTTCGTGCTGATCTGCTCCAGCGTGAGCATCGTGCTGGCGTTGGAAAGCGCCCGAGCGAACAAGGCAGGGCTGGCCAAAGCGTGGATGGCGGTCACCTTGGCCCTGGGGGGCGTGTTCCTCGGCGTGAAAATGTACGAGTACAACGCCAAGTTTTCGCACGGCATCTACCCCATGAAGCCGCGCAGCCGCATTCACGAGCGGGCCGATCTCGACTTCGGCTCGGCCGCGCGCATCAAGCTGCAATCGATCATCGAGCCCTTGGCCAAGCTGCCTGCCGACGCCATCGACAAGAAACAGTCCGACGAGCTGCTGTTGGCCAAGAAAATGAAGGAAGATTTCGGCTCGACCAACCTGGTCACCTTGCAGCGCATGGCCGACGATATCATGCCGCCGCCGACACTCGAGGGACAACACACGAGCGCGGCGGCGCACCCGGAAACCTTGTCCGAAGAGCACCCGTGGGTGAATCTTCCGTATTCGGACGAAGGCGCCGACAAGGTCGAGTACGTGCGCGAGTTGATCGAGTCGTTCAAAATGCCGATCGTGATTCCCGGTGGCAACATGTGGGCCAGCACCTATTTTCTGCTGACCGGCTTTCACGCCCTCCACGTGCTGGTAGGCTTGATCGTGTTTGCCATCATGATGACCTGGACGCTTGATATCCGCCATGCTGTCGGTATCGAGAACATCGGCCTGTACTGGCACTTTGTCGACCTGGTGTGGATCTTCCTGTTCCCGCTTTTGTACCTGTTCTAA
- a CDS encoding cytochrome c, translated as MKRFSFDCLSRLSLVASVLALPVLVGCGKSDPAVFRLNLQGRSPDDFRVTSKDKEQAEKDAKIANEAALKTVSTVLYAMFGGPDDPYVMPETGLDPRKIELASGRAGSNESGRQRGLYRQHCAHCHGISGDGAGPTAAFLNPYPRDYRTGAFKFKSTARAAKPTNDDMRRILHEGIAGTAMPSFLLLPDDEIDALVEYVKYLSIRGQTETLLLIKVLDEGDSIDLKTVKLSELASEYVTPVAESWAQAESSIIVPPDGPPTDTPEALAASVAKGAELFRGAKAQCAKCHGPTAMGDGSEELLFDDWNKVKQFADLAKKIADAEQIADRKERSETLSDLRTKMIAENDKWLLPQQQVQPRNLRLGTYRFGRRPVDMYRRIFAGINGTPMPQGGADASNPSGMTPEEIWHIVNYVRTLPYEKLSDPYVGKGRLAGLDTRHE; from the coding sequence ATGAAGAGATTTTCGTTTGACTGTCTGTCACGCCTGAGCCTGGTGGCTAGCGTCTTGGCGCTGCCCGTGCTGGTCGGTTGCGGCAAGAGCGATCCAGCCGTGTTTCGCCTGAACCTGCAAGGGCGCAGTCCGGATGACTTCCGCGTCACCTCGAAGGACAAGGAGCAGGCGGAAAAAGACGCCAAGATCGCGAACGAGGCCGCGCTGAAAACGGTTTCGACCGTGCTGTACGCCATGTTCGGCGGGCCGGACGATCCGTACGTCATGCCCGAAACCGGGCTCGATCCGCGGAAGATCGAATTGGCATCCGGCCGGGCCGGCTCGAACGAATCGGGACGGCAGCGCGGACTTTATCGTCAGCATTGTGCTCATTGCCACGGCATCAGCGGTGACGGCGCCGGTCCCACGGCGGCTTTCTTGAACCCCTACCCGCGCGACTATCGCACGGGCGCTTTCAAATTCAAGAGCACGGCCCGCGCGGCCAAACCAACCAACGACGACATGCGCCGCATCCTGCACGAAGGGATCGCGGGCACGGCCATGCCCTCGTTCCTTCTCTTGCCGGATGACGAGATCGACGCCCTGGTCGAGTACGTGAAATACCTCAGCATTCGCGGCCAGACCGAGACCCTGCTGTTGATCAAGGTGCTGGACGAAGGGGACTCGATCGATCTGAAGACCGTGAAGCTGAGCGAGCTGGCCAGCGAATACGTGACGCCGGTCGCCGAGTCGTGGGCGCAGGCCGAATCGTCGATCATCGTTCCGCCCGATGGTCCGCCGACCGATACGCCCGAGGCCTTGGCCGCCTCGGTGGCCAAGGGGGCCGAACTGTTCCGCGGCGCCAAGGCGCAGTGCGCCAAATGCCACGGTCCGACGGCGATGGGCGATGGCAGCGAAGAGTTGCTCTTCGACGATTGGAACAAGGTCAAGCAGTTCGCCGACCTGGCCAAGAAGATCGCCGACGCCGAGCAAATCGCCGACCGCAAGGAACGATCGGAAACGCTCAGTGATCTACGAACAAAGATGATCGCCGAGAACGACAAGTGGCTGTTGCCGCAGCAGCAGGTTCAACCGCGCAATCTGCGATTGGGCACCTATCGCTTCGGGCGCCGCCCGGTCGATATGTATCGCCGCATTTTCGCCGGCATCAACGGCACGCCGATGCCGCAAGGTGGTGCTGATGCCAGCAATCCCAGTGGTATGACGCCGGAGGAAATCTGGCACATCGTCAATTACGTTCGCACGCTTCCGTACGAAAAGCTCAGCGATCCGTACGTGGGCAAGGGACGCTTGGCAGGTTTGGATACGCGGCACGAATAA
- a CDS encoding COX15/CtaA family protein: MVQSRTQIGTAQSPATSASPWPHRMAVLLVCATFPLIWVGGLVTTYEAGMAVPDWPNTFGYNLFRYPWQTWIAGPWDLFIEHGHRLFGALVGLLTILFVMTVFLCDSRRWMRFAALGALALVIAQGALGGMRVLFDERLLAQVHGCVGPAFFALTVALAVWTSPRWLAGREEMRDPARARSAARFQRLAFLTVAIAYLQLVLGSQLRHVRPMVDVTVFRAAVWLHLFMAAALVAHVMLLALRAVRSFASDSYIVVPAVTLAGLVLVQLGLGVGAWVVNYGWPEPIFGRFAWAQQFVVTQEGRVQAWVTTGHVATGSLILVTALLVALRSLLLPAAERHAARSAIAAGVLA, encoded by the coding sequence GTGGTGCAATCGCGCACACAAATCGGCACCGCTCAGTCGCCCGCGACGTCGGCCAGTCCTTGGCCGCATCGCATGGCGGTGTTGTTGGTCTGCGCGACGTTTCCCTTGATCTGGGTCGGCGGGCTGGTCACGACGTATGAAGCGGGCATGGCCGTGCCCGACTGGCCGAACACGTTCGGCTACAACCTGTTCCGCTACCCGTGGCAGACGTGGATCGCCGGTCCGTGGGACTTGTTCATCGAGCATGGGCATCGGTTATTCGGCGCCCTGGTGGGCCTGCTGACGATCCTGTTCGTGATGACGGTTTTCTTGTGTGATTCGCGTCGCTGGATGCGCTTTGCCGCGCTCGGCGCCTTGGCGCTTGTGATCGCCCAGGGAGCCCTCGGCGGCATGCGCGTGTTGTTCGACGAGCGCTTACTGGCCCAAGTGCATGGCTGCGTCGGTCCGGCATTCTTTGCGCTGACCGTGGCATTGGCCGTATGGACCTCGCCGCGCTGGCTTGCCGGGCGTGAAGAAATGCGCGATCCCGCGCGGGCTCGGTCTGCGGCGCGCTTTCAACGACTCGCTTTCCTCACGGTGGCGATCGCTTACCTGCAACTTGTGCTCGGCTCGCAACTGCGTCACGTGCGACCGATGGTCGACGTCACCGTATTTCGCGCGGCGGTGTGGTTGCACTTGTTCATGGCCGCGGCTTTGGTCGCCCATGTGATGTTGCTTGCTCTCCGGGCGGTGCGCTCGTTCGCGTCCGATTCGTACATAGTTGTCCCGGCCGTGACCCTGGCCGGGCTTGTGCTCGTGCAATTAGGCTTGGGTGTCGGGGCCTGGGTGGTGAATTACGGCTGGCCCGAGCCGATCTTCGGCCGCTTCGCGTGGGCGCAGCAGTTCGTCGTCACGCAGGAAGGGCGCGTGCAGGCCTGGGTCACCACCGGCCATGTCGCGACCGGATCGCTGATCCTGGTCACCGCGCTCCTGGTAGCGCTGCGATCGCTGCTCCTGCCGGCTGCCGAGCGACATGCGGCGCGCAGTGCCATTGCCGCGGGGGTGTTGGCATGA
- the coxB gene encoding cytochrome c oxidase subunit II — MGRFWSLLFLLVPILGVGVFWWAPGAGYWLPRDISEHGHQIDHLWTFILILTGLVFAATEGLLFWFLWRYDGANNADPVKYTHGSHNLEVIWTILPAATLLFIAIYQMNAWADVKIRNPGGEGLPVTVEVTGRQFEWRLRYPGKDGKLGTPDDIYHVNDLHIPVNEEILVSLKTQDVLHDFFLPNLRVKQDAVPGMAIPVWFKATETGTYDLVCAELCGWGHYKMKGRLTVQNRDQYDEWLSEMFAAQEATK, encoded by the coding sequence GTGGGTAGGTTTTGGAGCTTGCTATTCCTGTTGGTGCCGATCCTGGGGGTTGGCGTCTTCTGGTGGGCGCCCGGCGCCGGCTATTGGCTGCCGCGCGATATTTCGGAGCATGGCCACCAGATCGACCACCTGTGGACGTTCATCCTCATTCTCACGGGCCTGGTATTTGCGGCTACCGAGGGACTGTTGTTCTGGTTCTTGTGGCGCTATGACGGCGCGAACAACGCGGATCCCGTGAAGTACACGCACGGCAGCCACAACCTGGAAGTCATTTGGACCATTCTGCCCGCCGCCACCTTGCTGTTCATTGCCATCTACCAGATGAACGCTTGGGCCGACGTGAAGATTCGCAATCCCGGCGGCGAAGGCTTGCCGGTGACAGTCGAAGTCACGGGCCGGCAGTTCGAGTGGCGGCTGCGCTACCCTGGCAAGGACGGCAAGCTCGGCACGCCGGACGATATCTATCACGTCAACGACCTGCACATCCCGGTCAACGAAGAGATTCTGGTCTCACTCAAGACCCAGGACGTGCTGCACGACTTCTTCCTGCCGAACTTGCGCGTCAAGCAAGACGCCGTGCCCGGCATGGCGATCCCCGTCTGGTTCAAGGCGACCGAGACGGGCACTTACGACCTCGTCTGCGCCGAGCTATGTGGCTGGGGGCACTACAAGATGAAAGGACGGCTCACCGTCCAGAATCGCGATCAGTACGACGAGTGGCTGTCTGAAATGTTTGCGGCTCAAGAGGCGACGAAATGA
- a CDS encoding cbb3-type cytochrome c oxidase subunit I has product MSTSAFGDHAHDAAHAHDHGHSASFLRTYVFSLDHKVIGIQFLFSTLLWFVVGGLLALAVRWQLAWPWSDMPIVGRMLFSAEGGQISPEFYTMLFTMHASVMIFFVIIPILAGAFGNFLIPLMIGADDMAFPTLNMLSYWFMWPAFIVMIASFFVAGGAASSGWTAYATLSAVWGAAPGSQAGQTLWLIGLIFVGISSMMGSVNYMTTIIQMRAPGMTMFRMPMTIWGMFITAILQAFALPVLTAALFMQLLDRTVGTGFFIPEGLIVNNVSAGAGGGQTLLWQHLFWFYSHPAVYIMILPAMGMVSDIISCFARKPLFGYKPMVYSISGIAGLGFIVWGHHMFMSGMNPYLGMTFMVSTMFIALPSAVKVFNWLGTIWGARIQFTTPMLFALSFVSMFIIGGLSGIFMAATPVDIFIHDTYFIVGHIHYVLFGGTAFGVFGGIYFWFPKMFGRMMNEFWGKVHFFLSFIFFNGTFYTMHILGAGGFPRRLADPYHYLTFRHLQPMNQFMTICALGMGAAQIIFAINFFYSIFFGPKVGRNPWHANSLEWFAPSPPGHGNFDMQPIVYRGPYEYGSPEVDTDYYPQTQPPPEGHIPTEDHGHH; this is encoded by the coding sequence ATGAGTACCTCCGCTTTTGGCGATCATGCTCACGACGCTGCGCATGCCCACGATCATGGGCATTCGGCCAGCTTCCTGCGTACCTACGTGTTCTCGCTCGATCATAAAGTGATCGGCATCCAGTTCCTGTTCTCGACGCTGTTGTGGTTCGTCGTGGGGGGGCTTCTGGCCTTGGCCGTGCGCTGGCAACTGGCCTGGCCGTGGTCCGACATGCCGATCGTGGGGCGGATGCTGTTCTCGGCCGAAGGGGGCCAGATCTCGCCCGAGTTCTACACGATGCTGTTCACGATGCACGCCTCGGTGATGATCTTCTTCGTGATCATCCCGATCCTGGCCGGTGCGTTCGGCAACTTCCTGATCCCGCTGATGATCGGTGCCGACGACATGGCCTTCCCCACGCTGAACATGCTCAGCTATTGGTTCATGTGGCCGGCGTTTATCGTCATGATCGCCAGCTTCTTCGTGGCCGGTGGCGCCGCCTCCTCGGGATGGACCGCCTACGCCACGTTATCTGCCGTGTGGGGCGCCGCGCCGGGCAGTCAGGCCGGGCAGACGCTGTGGCTCATCGGCCTGATCTTCGTCGGTATTTCGTCGATGATGGGCTCGGTCAACTACATGACCACGATCATCCAGATGCGCGCTCCGGGCATGACCATGTTCCGCATGCCGATGACGATTTGGGGGATGTTTATCACGGCCATCCTGCAAGCCTTTGCGTTGCCGGTTTTGACCGCGGCCCTTTTCATGCAATTGCTCGACCGCACGGTCGGCACGGGCTTCTTCATCCCCGAAGGGCTGATCGTGAATAACGTCTCGGCCGGCGCCGGTGGTGGCCAGACGCTGCTCTGGCAGCACTTGTTCTGGTTCTATTCGCACCCGGCCGTGTACATCATGATCCTGCCGGCGATGGGTATGGTCTCGGACATCATTTCCTGCTTTGCCCGCAAGCCCCTCTTCGGCTACAAGCCGATGGTGTACTCGATTTCCGGCATCGCCGGGCTCGGGTTCATCGTGTGGGGGCACCACATGTTCATGTCGGGCATGAACCCGTACCTGGGCATGACGTTCATGGTCTCGACGATGTTCATCGCGCTACCCAGCGCCGTTAAAGTCTTCAACTGGCTGGGCACCATCTGGGGCGCGCGGATCCAGTTCACTACGCCCATGCTCTTCGCCCTATCGTTCGTGTCAATGTTCATCATCGGCGGTCTATCGGGGATTTTCATGGCCGCGACGCCGGTCGATATTTTCATTCACGACACGTACTTCATCGTTGGCCACATTCACTACGTGCTCTTCGGCGGCACGGCGTTCGGCGTCTTTGGCGGCATCTACTTCTGGTTCCCCAAGATGTTCGGCCGGATGATGAACGAGTTCTGGGGTAAGGTTCATTTCTTCTTGTCGTTCATCTTCTTTAACGGCACCTTTTACACGATGCACATCCTGGGTGCCGGCGGATTCCCACGCCGCCTGGCTGATCCTTACCATTACCTGACGTTCCGCCACTTGCAGCCGATGAATCAGTTCATGACGATCTGCGCCCTCGGCATGGGTGCGGCACAGATCATCTTCGCGATCAACTTCTTCTACAGCATCTTCTTCGGGCCGAAGGTCGGGCGCAATCCTTGGCACGCCAACAGCCTGGAATGGTTTGCCCCCAGCCCGCCCGGGCACGGCAACTTCGACATGCAGCCGATCGTCTACCGCGGCCCGTACGAGTACGGCTCGCCGGAAGTCGACACCGATTACTACCCGCAGACGCAGCCGCCCCCCGAAGGGCACATCCCCACGGAAGATCACGGACACCATTAA